The following coding sequences are from one Gossypium hirsutum isolate 1008001.06 chromosome A12, Gossypium_hirsutum_v2.1, whole genome shotgun sequence window:
- the LOC107939186 gene encoding zinc-finger homeodomain protein 2 — protein sequence MEGETSNVVIKVEAESDVEPISVQRCCSLVSDQSNERICRYKECRRNHAASIGRYAIDGCGGFICCKDDLFMCAACGCHRSFHRKDYLPPPPQPKLMPSCLAPWPLASHNGLTGETSLFVKDRNNTVAGPGAEEQNTNKEAKRTRLTVEQKNKMMRFADKLGWRSQKHDDAEIRQFCEQVGITKRMFVVWLNNNRRRSRKGSK from the coding sequence atggAAGGAGAAACAAGTAATGTTGTGATCAAAGTGGAGGCTGAATCAGATGTTGAGCCCATTTCAGTCCAAAGATGCTGCAGTCTTGTTTCAGACCAGAGTAATGAAAGAATCTGCAGGTACAAAGAATGCAGGCGCAACCATGCCGCTTCAATTGGCCGCTACGCTATTGACGGTTGTGGGGGGTTCATTTGTTGCAAAGACGACCTATTCATGTGTGCTGCATGCGGCTGTCATCGCAGCTTCCACCGCAAAGATTATTTGCCTCCTCCACCTCAACCAAAACTAATGCCATCATGCCTGGCACCCTGGCCTTTAGCATCCCACAATGGACTCACTGGCGAGACTTCCTTGTTCGTTAAAGACCGGAATAACACTGTTGCAGGGCCCGGCGCAGAGGAACAAAACACGAACAAGGAAGCAAAAAGAACAAGGCTAACAGTGGAGCAGAAGAACAAAATGATGAGGTTCGCTGATAAGTTAGGGTGGAGGTCCCAGAAGCACGACGACGCTGAGATCCGACAGTTCTGCGAGCAAGTCGGAATTACGAAGCGCATGTTCGTCGTTTGGTTGAACAACAACAGGCGTCGGAGCCGGAAGGGTTCTAAGTGA